A window of uncultured Methanoregula sp. genomic DNA:
CGGATGGTCAAACCGCTCCGGAACAAGAACGACAGGCCCTGGGAAGCCGGAGTGATAAACCTTCACGGGACTATAATCCCGGTCCTGTCGATGAGATCCCTGTTCGGATTTGATAGATCCACCCTTCGTCTTACCGACATGCTGATCATTGCCCATACAAATAGCGGCGATGTTGCCCTCTGGGTTGATGCGACAGACGGGATACTTGAAAGCCCTGCGGTATCAGAACTCCCTGATATCTCTGACATGGGGCAACCGGAAATAGCCGGGCTAAAGAAGAATAGCGATGGGCTGTTGATAATTCAAAATCTCGATCTCGTTATCTCCCGCAAAACCCCCCTCGCACTCGGAAACAGCACTCGTACTCATTCAGATGTAAATCCGGTGGAAATTTTTTCTCAAACGGAAACGCTCCTTGAGGAGCGGGCACGGAAGATTGCGGAACCTGAAGATAGTGCTTCCGGGAATGCGGTTCTTGAGGTCCTCAAATTCCGGCTGGCGTACCGTGAGTATGCCATTGAGATGAACTATATCCGTGAGGTTGTCCTTACCGGGGAGATAACGCCGGTTCCCGGGACTCCGGACTATATCTCCGGGATCTGTGTGGTCCGGGGAGAGATCATATCTCTTGTCGATCTTCGGGCCCTGATCTCCATTCCTGAAAAGGGCCTCACCGATCTGAACCGCGTGATTGTCATGACCAGCCGGCACCTGTCGTTTGGTATACTCGCCGATCATATCACCGGTATCGGGATTCTTGAACTGAATAAGATATCATCCCCCACCCCGGGTTCGGAACCGGTTCAATGCAAATATATTAAGGGCGTCACCGACGGATTCCTTACGGTCCTTGACGCCGATGAGTTCTTCCGGGATCCCAAGATGATCATCGAAGATGCCTGATATTGCTCATTTCCTTAATCCAG
This region includes:
- a CDS encoding chemotaxis protein CheW, coding for MEQLLVFSVGDIRCGIPLAATSRVIRMVKPLRNKNDRPWEAGVINLHGTIIPVLSMRSLFGFDRSTLRLTDMLIIAHTNSGDVALWVDATDGILESPAVSELPDISDMGQPEIAGLKKNSDGLLIIQNLDLVISRKTPLALGNSTRTHSDVNPVEIFSQTETLLEERARKIAEPEDSASGNAVLEVLKFRLAYREYAIEMNYIREVVLTGEITPVPGTPDYISGICVVRGEIISLVDLRALISIPEKGLTDLNRVIVMTSRHLSFGILADHITGIGILELNKISSPTPGSEPVQCKYIKGVTDGFLTVLDADEFFRDPKMIIEDA